The nucleotide sequence GGATCAAAGAGCTTATCTCCCTTATAGACACCATTTCCATGGTGCTCCGCCCCTTCAATGATGGTCATACCCAATACAGGCTTATCTTTTAGCTCACCTTCACATTTGGTACACACGAAATTCTCCTTGCCCTCTTCTACGATTTCGATCACCTTTCCGTGCATCTTCCCATCCTCTTCATAAATCTCTATGATCGCCTTTGGTTTGCCCGTACGGTCATCAATGGTCTTCCATTTACCGAAAACCCCTTGTGAGCGCCCCATTGGGCATAGCATGATAAAAAATATAAAAAAACTTAAAATTGCGTTCGTACTCATTTCTTAGTATATGTTTTTCTTAACGAGTTCAACGAAGCATTAAGCTCGAACCCTAACAGCAATATATTGGAATTTAACCAGATATATACCATAAGAATCAACAAACCTCCCAAAGCTCCGTATAATTCGTTGTATCTGGCGAATTTTTCAACATAAACCCCAAATAAATACGAGGTCAACATGAACAACAAAGTGGTCATAAGCGCCCCAACCGAAAAAAATCGGGCGTGCCTACCCTCGGTAGTCCCAAAATAATACAATATAGCCGTGGTAAAATAAGATAAAAGAACAAAAAACAGCACCTTACCTATTTTCGCACCGACAATATCATTCTGGGTGAGGTCGTACCCCCTAGTTTTAGCGGCCCACACACTAAGATAATCAATTATATACAATTCGAAATAGCCATAGACCACAGCCCCAACGATCAACAATATTGACAAAATCAACCCCACCATAAGGGCATAGATATACTGGCGGAAGAAATTTCGTGTCAACTCTACATGGTACGAATTCTCAAAGCCCCCAAAGATGGCATTGACCCCATTAGCCATTAAAAAAATGGAAAAGAAAAAAGCGGAAGACAAGAGCCCTCCCTGTTTTTGGTCTTTGATCTGCTGGTAAATCTCCCCAAAATAGTCACTCGTGGCCGAGGGCAAAAAAGACTCCAAAAAGAGCAGGAACTGGGAATCGAAATTTTCATTGCCCACACTCACATAGGGCAAGATAAAAGGGATTAGGGTAATTAGAAATATCAACAAAGGAAACAATGCCAAAAATAGGCTAAACGCAATAGAACTGGCCCGTGTTGAAATAGCACCTTGAATGATGCCATGAACATACATTTCCAACAAGTCGTACAGAGATAGCCCTTCAAACCCAGGCAGCTTAACCCCTTTAAAAAAGCGCGCCAACCAATTGATTATCGGAATTTTATCGATTTTCTCTTCTATCTCTTGCGACATTTATACCGCTTTTAGGCTTAAATCCTTATTAAACACCGAATGGGTAAGCGCTCCAGAAGAAATATAGTTCACCCCACACTCGGCATACTTACGAAGGGTATCTTCATTGATACCTCCAGAAGACTCGGTCAAACAGCTATCACCTATCATAGCAACGGCCTTACGTGTATCTTCATAATTAAAGTTATCGATAAGAATGCGATATACACCTCCGGCCTCTAGAATTTGCTTTATTTCATCCAAATCGCGTGCCTCCACTATTATTTTTAGATCTCGACCGGTTTCCCGTAAATAGTCTTTCGTTTTCTGAATGGCCTTAGCAATTCCCCCGGCAAAATCAATATGGTTATCCTTGAGCATAATCATATCGTAGAGTGCAAACCTATGGTTTTCACCCCCGCCAATCTTAACGGCCCATTTCTCCAATGCACGAATACCCGGAGTGGTCTTTCGGGTGTCCAAAATTTTAGTACCCGTTCCTTCCAATAACTTAACGAAGGAATTTGTTTTGGTCGCAATGGCACTCATGCGCTGCATGGCGTTCAAAACCAAGCGCTCCGCTTTCAAAATACTTTGGGACCTTCCGGAAACATAAAAGACAATATCCCCATATTTCACCGGCGACCCATCGTTTATCAGTGTTTCCACCTCCATATCGGCATCTACGTACTTAAAAACCTGCTTGGCAAACTCCACTCCCGCAATAATACCTTCATCTTTCACCAACAACTTGGCCTTCCCCGTAGCCGTATCGGGAATACAGGCCAAGGAGCTATGGTCGCCATCGCCCACATCTTCTCGAATGGCATTGGCTATAATATTATCTATTTCTTTTTGAAACTGTTCTTCGGAAATCATGCTTGGAATTTTACTTAAAGCTAAATTAGTAAATTGTTCGGGGTTTATTGACCTTGTCCCAAGGCTTATTTATTTGTATTGCCATACGTCCTATTCTTGAAGTTTATTATTTCAAATTATATTTGCCCCATGACCATAAAACTTATAGCAATAGGAAAAACGGATAGTAAGTCCCTATTACAGCTCATATCGGAGTACGAGAACAGACTAAAGCACTATGTAAAGTTTGAACTTGAGATTATTCCCGACATAAAAAACGCAAAAAACCTCACGGAAGCCCAACAAAAGGAAAAAGAAGGCCAGCTGATCCTAAAAAAGCTCGGCCCGACCGATGCACTAGTGTTGTTGGACGAAAATGGAAGACAGCATTCTTCGGTAGAATTCTCGGCCTATTTACAGAAGAAAATGAATTCAGGCCTAAAACAGCTTGTATTCGTAATCGGTGGTCCTTATGGCTTCAGTCCTGAAGTTTACGCAAAGGCCAAGGGAAAAATAAGCCTATCTAAAATGACTTTTTCACACCAAATGGTACGCTTGTTCGTGGTCGAACAAATCTATCGAGCCTTCACCATTTTACGGAACGAACCCTACCACCACCAATAAAAAATAAAAACGGCCCTCGTAAAAGAGAGCCGTTTTTTATATAACATCTGTATCAGTATCAACGACTAGTACAAAACCCTAAACTTAATAGTGTTCTCTACTTTTTTGAGCGCTTTGATAACATCTTTATTGTACTCCTTATCTAAATCGGTAATCACATAGCCTACCTCGCTATCCGTAGACAAATATTGTCCGGAGATATTCAAGCCGTATTTGGCCAATACCTCATTGATCTTAGCCATAATGCCCGGTACATTCTTGTGTATATGCAAGAAACGGTGTGCGTTCCGTTGTTTTGGCAAACGGATATTCGGGAAGTTCACCGCATCAACAGTATTCCCTGAATTGATATAATCCATAATCTTGTTCGGAACGAAATCGGCAATATCGCGTTGCGCTTCTTCGGTACTACCACCAACGTGGGGCGTAAGTATTACATTTTTCAAACCTTGAAGCGGCGTATAAAACTCACCGTTGCTACGCGGCTCTTCTGGATATACATCTATGGCGGCACCGGCAAGTTTACCTGATTTCAAGGCATTGGCCAAGGCATCGATATCGACAACGAAGCCTCTTGACAAGTTAATGAGCATGGCGCCATTTCTCATCTGGCTTATTTCAC is from Zobellia galactanivorans and encodes:
- a CDS encoding DUF2147 domain-containing protein → MSTNAILSFFIFFIMLCPMGRSQGVFGKWKTIDDRTGKPKAIIEIYEEDGKMHGKVIEIVEEGKENFVCTKCEGELKDKPVLGMTIIEGAEHHGNGVYKGDKLFDPQQAMTFRCKIWLNPDNPDELKVRGYLAFIYRTQTWIRVDG
- a CDS encoding YihY/virulence factor BrkB family protein — its product is MSQEIEEKIDKIPIINWLARFFKGVKLPGFEGLSLYDLLEMYVHGIIQGAISTRASSIAFSLFLALFPLLIFLITLIPFILPYVSVGNENFDSQFLLFLESFLPSATSDYFGEIYQQIKDQKQGGLLSSAFFFSIFLMANGVNAIFGGFENSYHVELTRNFFRQYIYALMVGLILSILLIVGAVVYGYFELYIIDYLSVWAAKTRGYDLTQNDIVGAKIGKVLFFVLLSYFTTAILYYFGTTEGRHARFFSVGALMTTLLFMLTSYLFGVYVEKFARYNELYGALGGLLILMVYIWLNSNILLLGFELNASLNSLRKTYTKK
- the nadC gene encoding carboxylating nicotinate-nucleotide diphosphorylase encodes the protein MISEEQFQKEIDNIIANAIREDVGDGDHSSLACIPDTATGKAKLLVKDEGIIAGVEFAKQVFKYVDADMEVETLINDGSPVKYGDIVFYVSGRSQSILKAERLVLNAMQRMSAIATKTNSFVKLLEGTGTKILDTRKTTPGIRALEKWAVKIGGGENHRFALYDMIMLKDNHIDFAGGIAKAIQKTKDYLRETGRDLKIIVEARDLDEIKQILEAGGVYRILIDNFNYEDTRKAVAMIGDSCLTESSGGINEDTLRKYAECGVNYISSGALTHSVFNKDLSLKAV
- the rlmH gene encoding 23S rRNA (pseudouridine(1915)-N(3))-methyltransferase RlmH, yielding MTIKLIAIGKTDSKSLLQLISEYENRLKHYVKFELEIIPDIKNAKNLTEAQQKEKEGQLILKKLGPTDALVLLDENGRQHSSVEFSAYLQKKMNSGLKQLVFVIGGPYGFSPEVYAKAKGKISLSKMTFSHQMVRLFVVEQIYRAFTILRNEPYHHQ